The Garra rufa chromosome 8, GarRuf1.0, whole genome shotgun sequence genome has a segment encoding these proteins:
- the pofut2 gene encoding GDP-fucose protein O-fucosyltransferase 2, with protein sequence MANKRGTAVSAAFHDILRCYSVLILTVLSSAAEDDAFRAGQSILSPVAAASRDVRYLLYDVNPPEGFNLRRDVYIRMASLLKTLRKEGDWVLVLPPWGRLYHWQSPDIHQVRIPWGEFFSITSLQANIPVIEYEEFIAESGGPFIDQILVLQSYAEGWTDGKWEEKVHERPCIEKLMYSKDKQGYYRGWLWGYEETRALNVTCLSAQGHASILAPLLQNNVTATSVMLDRAETVLHDHYAGKDYWDTRRSMVFAKHLRIIGDEFRAKYLNSTDKQDQTPYNEDWTRMKNRLGSAKGGPYLGVHLRRKDFIWGHREDVPSLKGAVKKIRSLMKKHKLQQVFVATDADDEELAKLKRMLPEMVRYEPTWEDLELLKDGGVAIIDQWICAHARYFIGTSVSTFSFRIHEEREILGFDPKSTYNRFCGDDENECEQPTHWKIVY encoded by the exons ATGGCGAACAAGAGGGGAACAGCTGTGTCTGCTGCTTTTCATGATATTTTACGATGTTATTCAGTATTAATCCTTACTGTTTTATCTTCGGCTGCAGAGGACGATGCATTTCGTGCCGGACAGTCGATATTGTCTCCGGTGGCCGCAGCATCACGGGATGTTCG GTACCTCCTATATGATGTCAATCCACCCGAGGGTTTCAATCTTCGTCGAGATGTGTACATTCGCATGGCCTCTTTGCTGAAGACGTTGAGGAAAGAGGGCGACTGGGTGCTAGTGCTACCTCCATGGGGTCGTCTGTATCATTGGCAGAGCCCTGATATACATCAGGTTCGCATCCCTTGGGGGGAATTCTTCAGCATAACCAGCCTACAGGCTAACATACCAGTCATTGAGTATGAGGAATTCATTGCTG AGTCTGGAGGTCCCTTCATTGACCAGATCCTTGTCCTGCAGAGCTATGCAGAGGGTTGGACAGATGGGAAATGGGAGGAGAAGGTGCATGAGCGACCGTGCATCGAAAAGCTTATGTACTCAAAAGACAAACAGGGTTATTACAG AGGTTGGCTTTGGGGTTATGAGGAGACGAGAGCATTGAATGTCACCTGTTTATCTGCTCAGGGACATGCCTCTATCTTGGCTCCTCTCTTACAAAATAACGTAACTGCCAC GTCAGTAATGCTGGACAGAGCTGAGACTGTTCTTCATGATCACTATGCTGGGAAGGACTACTGGGAT ACACGGCGAAGTATGGTGTTTGCTAAACACTTGCGTATCATAGGAGACGAGTTTAGGGCCAAGTATCTCAACTCCACAGATAAACAGGACCAAACGCCGTACAACGAAGACTGGACCAGAATGAAA AACAGACTGGGCAGTGCTAAGGGAGGTCCTTACCTGGGAGTTCACTTACGTAGGAAGGACTTCATCTGGGGGCACAGAGAAGATGTGCCCAGCCTCAAAGGAGCAGTGAAGAAGATCCGTAGTCTCATGAAGAAGCACAAGCTTCAACAAGTCTTTGTTGCCACCGATGCCGACGATGAAG AGCTAGCTAAACTAAAAAGGATGCTACCTGAGATGGTACGATATGAGCCCACCTGGGAGGACCTGGAGCTCTTGAAGGATGGAGGGGTGGCCATCATAGACCAGTGGATCTGCGCTCACGCAAG GTATTTCATTGGGACATCAGTTTCAACGTTCTCTTTCAGAATACATGAGGAAAGGGAGATCCTAGGTTTCGATCCTAAAAGCACCTATAACCGATTCTGTGGTGACGATGAGAACGAATGTGAACAACCAACACACTGGAAAATTGTCTACTGA